The genomic interval CGCTACAATGCATACAATGTCCCAGTAAAAACTGTATTAGGAAAAGATGTTAAACATATTCGTGTCGAAAGCTTTAAAGATGATATTTCTAATAATCTAATTGAATCTTTCCACCATCAATTTAAAGCTTGGTATAAAACAAAGCAAGGTTTCAATTCTTTTGAATCAGCAAATAACCTAATCAGCATGTTTATATTTTTCTATAATTTTGTTAGGCCACATTCATCTCTTAATGGTTTAACTCCAGCCCAAG from Tepidimicrobium xylanilyticum carries:
- a CDS encoding integrase core domain-containing protein, with the protein product RYNAYNVPVKTVLGKDVKHIRVESFKDDISNNLIESFHHQFKAWYKTKQGFNSFESANNLISMFIFFYNFVRPHSSLNGLTPAQVAGLSLTAKEKRRYPLVA